Proteins encoded within one genomic window of Bacillus thuringiensis:
- the hutH gene encoding histidine ammonia-lyase → MITLTGHTLTIEEMKRLLLEGEGVTACPNSMQKVAECREVVEKIVEDGKVVYGITTGFGKFSDVLIQKDDVKALQHNLIQSHACGIGDPFPEEVSRGMLILRANTMLKGVSGVRPLVVNMLLEFVNRKIHPVVPQQGSLGASGDLAPLSHLALVLLGEGEVFYKGKRVHAMVALTEEGLEPIELEAKEGLALINGTQAMTAQGVLSYIEAEATAYQAELIASMTIEGLQGIIDAFDENVHKARGYKEQVEVASRIRDILHDSKLTTKQGELRVQDAYSLRCIPQVHGASWQVLNYVKEKLEIEMNAATDNPLIFDGGEKVISGGNFHGQPIAFAMDFLKVGMAELANISERRIERLVNPQLNDLPPFLSPEPGLQSGAMIMQYAAASLVSENKTLAHPASVDSIPSSANQEDHVSMGTIASRHAHQIIQNVRRVLSIEMICAMQAAEYRGIENMSTVTKSFYHQGRQQVPSITNDRIFSTDIENIAYWLKTNYSIKERLDVNAAL, encoded by the coding sequence ATGATTACGTTAACAGGACACACATTGACAATTGAAGAAATGAAGAGGTTGTTACTTGAAGGGGAAGGTGTAACAGCTTGTCCAAATAGTATGCAAAAGGTGGCGGAGTGCCGCGAAGTTGTTGAGAAAATTGTAGAGGACGGAAAAGTCGTTTACGGTATTACAACTGGATTTGGAAAGTTCAGTGATGTGCTTATTCAAAAAGATGATGTAAAGGCACTTCAACACAATTTAATTCAGTCACATGCATGCGGGATAGGCGATCCATTCCCTGAAGAAGTATCACGCGGTATGTTAATTTTACGAGCGAACACGATGCTTAAAGGCGTATCCGGTGTTAGACCGCTTGTTGTAAATATGCTTCTTGAGTTTGTAAATCGTAAAATTCACCCAGTCGTTCCGCAACAAGGTTCACTTGGTGCGAGTGGCGATTTAGCGCCTTTATCTCATCTTGCGCTCGTATTATTAGGCGAAGGTGAAGTGTTCTATAAAGGGAAACGCGTTCATGCGATGGTGGCTCTTACAGAAGAAGGTCTTGAGCCGATTGAACTTGAAGCAAAAGAAGGGCTTGCATTAATCAATGGTACGCAGGCGATGACAGCGCAAGGAGTTCTTTCTTATATAGAAGCAGAAGCAACGGCTTATCAAGCTGAATTAATCGCTTCGATGACAATCGAGGGGTTACAAGGCATTATTGATGCATTTGATGAAAATGTTCATAAAGCACGTGGTTATAAAGAGCAAGTGGAAGTAGCGAGCAGAATTCGTGACATCCTTCACGATAGTAAATTGACAACAAAACAAGGAGAACTACGAGTACAGGATGCATATTCACTTCGCTGTATCCCGCAAGTACATGGTGCTTCTTGGCAAGTTTTAAATTATGTGAAAGAAAAATTAGAAATTGAAATGAATGCAGCAACAGATAATCCACTAATCTTTGATGGCGGAGAAAAAGTAATTTCGGGTGGTAATTTCCATGGTCAACCGATTGCTTTTGCGATGGACTTCTTAAAAGTAGGAATGGCGGAACTTGCAAATATTTCAGAGCGTCGTATTGAGCGTTTAGTAAATCCGCAATTAAATGATTTACCTCCATTTTTAAGTCCAGAACCAGGACTTCAGTCTGGTGCAATGATTATGCAATACGCTGCAGCGTCACTAGTTTCTGAAAATAAAACGTTAGCACATCCGGCGAGTGTTGATTCAATCCCATCATCAGCTAACCAAGAAGATCACGTAAGTATGGGAACAATCGCTTCACGCCATGCACATCAAATTATTCAAAACGTAAGACGTGTTCTTTCAATTGAGATGATTTGTGCAATGCAAGCAGCAGAATATCGCGGTATTGAAAACATGAGTACAGTGACGAAGAGCTTCTACCATCAAGGTCGTCAGCAAGTACCTTCTATTACAAATGACCGCATATTCTCAACGGATATTGAAAATATTGCGTATTGGTTAAAAACGAATTATTCGATAAAAGAAAGATTAGATGTAAACGCAGCACTATAA
- the hutP gene encoding hut operon transcriptional regulator HutP, whose amino-acid sequence MLLQGTHRIGRMAMLLALADENESPVLSIPKGWKYCTGKVGSMNSQKVVAAMETAAKSNQVIETDVYRETHALYHAIMEALYGVTRGQIQLADVLRTVGLRFAIVRGTPYDGKKEGEWVAVALYGTIGAPVKGSEHEAIGLGINHI is encoded by the coding sequence ATGCTTCTTCAAGGAACACATCGAATTGGTCGTATGGCCATGTTGTTGGCACTTGCGGATGAGAATGAAAGCCCTGTATTATCTATTCCAAAAGGTTGGAAGTATTGTACGGGGAAAGTGGGTTCGATGAATTCGCAAAAAGTTGTAGCAGCAATGGAAACAGCGGCTAAGAGCAACCAAGTTATTGAAACAGATGTTTACAGAGAAACACATGCACTTTATCATGCAATTATGGAAGCTTTGTATGGAGTGACGAGAGGTCAAATTCAGTTAGCAGACGTTCTTCGTACAGTAGGACTTCGCTTTGCGATTGTGCGCGGTACACCATACGACGGAAAAAAAGAAGGCGAATGGGTTGCTGTTGCGTTATATGGAACGATTGGTGCACCTGTAAAAGGATCTGAGCATGAGGCGATTGGTTTAGGAATTAATCACATATGA
- a CDS encoding class I SAM-dependent methyltransferase — protein sequence MTKRKDIHFRIEEKLLERFESALQYEGLKKTDVLTHAIQQFCTKVECEKMNDVKRQYNVSNHLQTRIDTHKHFEEKQVNLDEFVMEHLQLQGDEKILEVGCANGNFLSLLQTNGHKGQLTGFDQSKTMLSEAAIKNNIIEWRLGDAGNLPFEANCYDWIVARHMLYHMKNVEKTVQGFHKVIRPGGSLLATTNSDVTLPRIVEMCNHMLDAFDLPKTTSSVTPFCLENGKEILQSVFPTVEETVIHNALVFHHATPIVNYISSMFPSLNIPDNTYLHAEMKEWLKEEVENELSLHNGIWRDPKTLAIYRCKKEKS from the coding sequence ATGACGAAGCGAAAAGATATTCATTTTCGAATTGAAGAAAAATTACTTGAAAGGTTTGAATCTGCACTCCAATATGAAGGTTTAAAGAAAACCGACGTATTAACACATGCGATTCAGCAATTTTGCACGAAGGTGGAATGTGAAAAAATGAATGATGTAAAACGCCAATACAACGTAAGCAACCATTTACAAACTCGTATCGATACGCATAAACATTTCGAAGAAAAACAAGTGAATTTAGATGAATTCGTCATGGAACACTTACAACTTCAAGGAGACGAAAAAATATTAGAGGTTGGATGCGCTAACGGGAATTTTCTTTCTCTTTTACAAACTAACGGTCACAAAGGACAACTAACCGGTTTTGATCAATCGAAAACGATGCTTTCTGAAGCTGCAATAAAAAATAACATAATTGAATGGAGATTAGGTGATGCTGGTAATCTTCCTTTTGAAGCTAATTGCTACGACTGGATCGTCGCAAGACATATGTTATATCACATGAAAAATGTTGAAAAAACAGTTCAAGGATTCCATAAAGTAATTCGTCCTGGTGGCTCACTTTTAGCTACAACAAATTCTGACGTTACATTACCTCGTATAGTTGAAATGTGTAACCACATGTTAGACGCATTTGATTTACCGAAAACAACATCATCAGTCACTCCATTTTGTTTAGAAAATGGTAAAGAGATATTACAGTCTGTTTTTCCAACTGTTGAAGAAACAGTTATTCATAATGCTCTCGTTTTTCATCATGCTACTCCGATTGTAAACTATATTTCTAGCATGTTTCCATCGCTAAATATACCTGATAATACATATCTTCACGCCGAAATGAAGGAATGGCTAAAAGAAGAAGTAGAAAATGAATTGTCACTTCATAACGGTATATGGCGCGATCCGAAAACGTTAGCCATTTATCGATGTAAAAAAGAAAAAAGCTAG
- a CDS encoding DJ-1/PfpI family protein: protein MKKIILFVYPTFAEFEITVATALLKKKYEIITAGLTKELIISETGLKVQPHMELSEVRVDEYEGIIIPGGDAIHMKGAEVLFSVIRQFHEQEKLVAAICAGPYAIAKAGLCKEISYTVTMDYKKLDCFPVENFVYEEVVKHSNIITAQGHAFVPFGIAIASYFGAANEHNINFYGGKGNMMMEKLLPENV from the coding sequence ATGAAAAAAATAATATTATTCGTATACCCAACATTTGCGGAGTTTGAAATTACAGTAGCAACAGCATTGCTGAAAAAGAAATATGAAATCATTACTGCGGGCTTAACAAAAGAGTTGATTATAAGTGAAACAGGCTTGAAAGTACAACCGCATATGGAATTAAGTGAAGTGCGTGTAGATGAATATGAGGGGATTATTATTCCAGGCGGAGATGCGATACATATGAAGGGGGCAGAAGTACTCTTTTCAGTCATTCGTCAATTTCATGAACAAGAAAAATTAGTAGCCGCCATTTGCGCTGGACCGTATGCGATAGCAAAAGCAGGTTTATGCAAAGAAATCTCGTATACGGTGACTATGGATTATAAAAAATTAGATTGTTTTCCGGTAGAAAATTTTGTATATGAAGAAGTTGTGAAACACTCAAATATTATTACAGCACAGGGGCATGCATTTGTACCATTTGGAATAGCGATTGCCTCTTATTTTGGAGCAGCGAACGAACATAATATAAATTTTTACGGTGGTAAGGGCAATATGATGATGGAGAAACTTTTACCTGAGAATGTATAA
- a CDS encoding AAA family ATPase produces the protein MRGMAYVISLQGPMASGKTTLAKRLERCGLSVIYENPYPIVEKRKQLNLDMNSKEGFIINQKMFMEAKIKEFQNVKDSVVIFDRGPEDILFYTLFYPTIIGEEWDIETELKDELYKLRECRSDAIFYLEVTKKNVYDRKNNDRTRKRSTFEEQFKLVEAEKEWYKQFPVTYVDTNTLTVDELEAYFMGWLKEKGL, from the coding sequence ATGAGAGGAATGGCATATGTAATTTCACTCCAAGGACCGATGGCAAGCGGAAAAACAACATTGGCTAAAAGATTAGAGCGATGTGGACTTTCAGTTATATATGAAAATCCTTATCCAATTGTAGAAAAGCGAAAGCAATTAAATTTGGATATGAATTCAAAAGAAGGATTTATTATAAACCAAAAAATGTTTATGGAAGCAAAAATAAAGGAGTTTCAAAATGTGAAAGATTCAGTTGTCATTTTTGATCGTGGACCAGAAGACATCCTGTTCTATACACTTTTTTATCCAACGATTATAGGGGAAGAATGGGATATAGAAACTGAATTGAAAGATGAATTATATAAATTAAGAGAATGTCGTTCAGATGCAATTTTTTATTTAGAAGTGACGAAAAAGAATGTATATGATAGAAAAAATAATGATAGGACAAGAAAACGAAGTACATTTGAGGAGCAATTTAAATTAGTAGAAGCTGAAAAAGAATGGTATAAACAATTTCCTGTAACTTATGTGGACACGAATACATTAACAGTGGATGAGCTAGAAGCATATTTTATGGGCTGGTTAAAGGAGAAAGGACTATGA
- a CDS encoding DUF2621 domain-containing protein — protein sequence MLEGWFSWFIVLWTVILLGLMSIGGYFMFRKFLKRLPKEDGMSILDWEEHYINKTRHLWDDEQKQLLEELVSPVPELFRDVAKSKIAGKIGELALQEKASQITQDLIIKGYIIATPKRDHKFLVKKLQEKEIDYSNYKTLLAK from the coding sequence TTGCTCGAAGGATGGTTCAGTTGGTTTATTGTGCTATGGACTGTTATTTTATTAGGACTTATGTCTATCGGTGGATACTTTATGTTCAGAAAATTTTTAAAACGACTACCAAAAGAAGATGGTATGTCTATTTTAGATTGGGAAGAGCACTATATTAATAAAACTAGGCATTTATGGGATGACGAACAAAAACAATTGTTAGAAGAGCTCGTAAGTCCTGTTCCAGAACTATTTCGTGATGTTGCTAAATCAAAAATTGCTGGAAAAATCGGAGAACTAGCATTACAAGAAAAAGCCTCTCAAATTACACAAGATTTAATTATTAAAGGGTATATTATCGCTACACCGAAACGTGATCATAAATTTTTAGTAAAAAAACTACAAGAAAAAGAAATTGATTATTCAAATTATAAAACTTTATTAGCAAAATAA
- a CDS encoding CcdC family protein — translation MNIVLLSSIVAVCMAVGAMFIRLKAAKKPATLKKIILPPFFMSTGALMYVFPEFRLTPAEMLEAIGVGLIFSIFLIKTSKFEIRGQEIYLKRSKAFVFILIGLLVVRIVFKTYLSQSLDLGQLSGMFFLLAFAMIVSWRIAMYRSFTKLQKEMEKEDGFYNEKDMKLT, via the coding sequence ATGAACATAGTTCTTTTATCAAGTATCGTTGCTGTTTGTATGGCTGTCGGTGCGATGTTTATTCGTTTAAAAGCAGCTAAGAAACCTGCAACATTGAAAAAAATTATACTTCCGCCATTTTTTATGAGTACGGGAGCATTGATGTATGTTTTTCCTGAATTTCGATTAACTCCAGCAGAAATGTTAGAAGCAATTGGTGTTGGTTTGATTTTCTCTATTTTTCTTATTAAAACATCTAAATTTGAAATTAGAGGACAAGAGATTTATTTGAAGCGTTCAAAAGCATTTGTTTTTATATTAATTGGATTACTTGTCGTGCGGATTGTATTCAAAACATACTTAAGTCAATCCCTTGATTTAGGACAACTTAGCGGCATGTTCTTCTTACTCGCGTTCGCGATGATAGTGTCATGGAGAATTGCCATGTACCGTTCCTTTACGAAATTACAGAAGGAAATGGAAAAAGAAGATGGTTTTTATAATGAAAAAGATATGAAATTAACCTGA
- the ccdA gene encoding cytochrome c-type biogenesis protein CcdA, which translates to MQDISIFLAFGAGFLSFISPCCLPLYPAFLSYITGMSVSELKEENAMLRKRSMIHTAFFLLGFSIIFIAIGFGTSFIGGIFTNYKDLIRQLGGIFIIVFGLIIVGVFKPKFLMQDRKFTFKNRPSGYFGSVLIGLAFAAGWTPCTGPILVSVIGLAATNPESAMIYMIAYILGFAIPFFVLSFFITKMSWIKRNSMKFMKIGGYVMIIMGIFLYFNWMTKIIVYFSSLFGGFTGF; encoded by the coding sequence ATGCAAGATATTAGTATTTTTTTAGCGTTTGGCGCCGGGTTTTTATCATTTATTTCCCCATGTTGCTTACCGCTGTATCCGGCATTTTTATCGTACATAACAGGTATGTCGGTTTCTGAGTTGAAAGAAGAAAATGCAATGCTTCGCAAAAGAAGTATGATACATACAGCGTTTTTCTTACTTGGATTTTCAATTATATTTATTGCAATTGGATTTGGTACAAGCTTTATTGGAGGCATCTTTACAAATTATAAAGATTTAATTAGACAGTTAGGTGGTATATTTATCATCGTGTTCGGTCTTATTATTGTCGGTGTGTTTAAGCCGAAGTTTTTAATGCAAGATCGTAAATTTACGTTTAAAAATCGTCCGAGTGGTTATTTTGGATCTGTTTTAATTGGTTTAGCATTTGCTGCAGGATGGACGCCTTGTACAGGACCTATTTTAGTGTCTGTAATCGGATTAGCGGCAACAAATCCAGAATCAGCAATGATTTATATGATCGCATACATACTTGGATTCGCTATCCCGTTCTTCGTACTATCATTCTTTATTACGAAAATGTCTTGGATTAAAAGAAATAGTATGAAATTCATGAAAATTGGGGGATACGTTATGATTATCATGGGTATCTTCTTATACTTTAACTGGATGACGAAAATTATCGTATATTTCTCAAGTTTATTTGGTGGTTTTACCGGTTTTTAG
- a CDS encoding EamA family transporter yields MLRYSLLVLLGACSYGILAIFVKLAYAEGFSLGEVIGSQYMFGWIILLAITLLFSRHRVPLKQALILFVAGTSASFTGIFYYASLKTVPASIAIILLFQFVWVGIIIEAVSTKTLPSREKVISVIFLLAGTFLSSGLLEKSAGDFDTTGIILGLLSAVTFATYIFVSGKVAVEVPSLPRGVLLMAGALTLVMIVFPPTFIFNGAISEGLWKYGLGLGTFSIVIPSIAFTIGIPKIGSGLATILGAAELPVTTIMSVFVLKEAVLSSQWFGVSLILIGIAIPQIAYAMRGRYRKHHTHKKLAA; encoded by the coding sequence ATGCTTCGTTATTCTCTTTTAGTTTTATTAGGAGCGTGTAGTTATGGGATTTTAGCTATTTTCGTTAAACTTGCATATGCAGAAGGATTTTCACTTGGAGAGGTAATTGGCAGCCAATATATGTTCGGTTGGATTATTTTGCTTGCTATTACACTTCTATTTTCTAGACATCGTGTTCCATTAAAACAAGCGTTAATTTTATTCGTTGCAGGAACGTCTGCAAGCTTCACTGGCATTTTTTATTATGCATCATTAAAAACTGTACCAGCATCTATTGCAATTATACTTTTATTCCAATTCGTTTGGGTCGGAATTATTATTGAAGCAGTCTCAACAAAAACATTACCTTCAAGAGAAAAAGTTATTTCCGTTATTTTCTTACTTGCAGGTACATTTTTATCAAGTGGTTTACTAGAAAAATCAGCAGGTGATTTCGATACGACTGGAATCATACTAGGTTTATTATCTGCTGTTACATTTGCAACATACATTTTTGTGAGCGGAAAAGTTGCTGTTGAAGTACCTTCATTACCACGTGGTGTTCTCTTAATGGCTGGCGCTTTAACTTTAGTAATGATCGTATTCCCTCCAACATTTATTTTTAACGGTGCAATTTCTGAAGGACTTTGGAAATACGGTTTAGGTTTAGGAACATTTAGTATCGTTATTCCTTCTATCGCCTTTACAATTGGTATTCCAAAGATTGGTTCTGGCTTAGCGACTATTCTTGGCGCTGCGGAACTACCAGTTACAACAATTATGTCTGTATTCGTTTTAAAAGAAGCTGTACTATCTTCACAATGGTTCGGTGTATCACTTATTTTAATTGGGATTGCAATCCCGCAAATTGCTTATGCAATGCGTGGACGTTATCGTAAACATCATACACACAAAAAATTGGCAGCATAA
- a CDS encoding M20 peptidase aminoacylase family protein — protein sequence MAANLKQLTETLISIRRNLHEHPELSYEEFETTKAIKNWLEEKNITIINSSLETGVIAEISGNSSGPLIAIRADIDALPIQEETNLPYASKIHGKMHACGHDFHTASIIGAAYLLKEKEASLSGTVRFIFQPAEESSNGACKVIEAGHLHGVQAIFGMHNKPDLPVGTIGIKDGPLMAGVDRFEIEIHGVGTHAAVPDAGVDPIVASSQIVMALQTIVSRNISSSHNTVVSVTNIHSGNTWNVIPEKATLEGTVRTFQAETREKIPALMKRIIQGVSDALGVKTEFRFYPGPPAVHNDTSLTNLSAQVAETMNLNIVSPTPSMAGEDFSFYQQEIPGSFVFMGTSGTHEWHHPGFTVDERALSISAEYFALLAEKALKQFA from the coding sequence GTGGCAGCCAATCTAAAGCAATTAACCGAGACGCTGATTTCTATTCGTCGAAATTTACATGAGCATCCCGAATTATCCTACGAAGAATTTGAAACAACGAAAGCTATAAAAAACTGGTTAGAAGAAAAAAACATCACGATTATAAATTCTAGTTTAGAAACAGGCGTTATTGCTGAGATTTCAGGGAATAGTAGCGGACCGCTTATAGCAATCCGTGCTGATATTGATGCCCTTCCTATCCAAGAGGAAACAAATTTGCCGTACGCTTCAAAAATTCACGGCAAAATGCATGCTTGTGGGCACGATTTTCATACAGCTTCTATTATAGGGGCCGCTTATTTATTAAAGGAAAAAGAAGCTTCTCTTAGCGGAACTGTACGCTTTATATTCCAGCCAGCTGAAGAAAGTAGCAATGGTGCTTGCAAAGTCATTGAAGCCGGGCATTTACATGGCGTGCAAGCTATTTTCGGTATGCATAATAAACCTGATTTACCAGTAGGTACAATCGGTATTAAAGATGGTCCACTGATGGCCGGAGTTGATCGATTTGAAATTGAAATTCACGGAGTTGGTACACATGCAGCTGTACCAGACGCTGGGGTAGACCCTATTGTCGCTTCCTCTCAAATTGTTATGGCACTCCAAACAATTGTAAGCCGAAATATAAGTTCTTCTCATAACACCGTTGTTAGCGTTACAAACATCCATTCAGGAAATACGTGGAACGTTATTCCTGAAAAAGCTACGTTGGAAGGAACGGTTCGCACTTTCCAAGCAGAAACACGCGAAAAGATTCCAGCTCTAATGAAACGTATTATTCAAGGAGTTTCTGATGCATTAGGTGTAAAAACAGAATTCCGCTTTTATCCAGGTCCTCCTGCCGTTCATAACGATACATCTCTAACAAACTTATCGGCTCAAGTTGCAGAAACTATGAATTTAAATATCGTCTCCCCTACCCCGTCAATGGCCGGAGAAGATTTTTCTTTTTATCAACAAGAAATACCTGGTTCATTCGTCTTTATGGGAACGAGTGGTACACATGAATGGCATCATCCAGGTTTTACAGTAGACGAGCGGGCATTATCTATAAGTGCAGAATACTTCGCTTTGTTGGCTGAAAAAGCACTTAAACAATTTGCATAA
- a CDS encoding ABC transporter permease encodes MFNLVYNELYKIFKRKRTIIPFAVIAVLIIGLGWVTVKYLEPETKGWKADYTERTVEIEKKLGMKKEAILGERSGDELVKEYQLKMKHLDTDTAPASSSPLSFMRDTGFIVFPILLPFILVYASTIFANEYSWGTYKFLTIRPASRFKILTAKFLAIVIFAALLFIFNMILSTLCGLVIYKFQQPAWSEFIFQDGNIIKQNIFVEASKYYILSWLPTLVYAAFAFMISVLTRSSGGAIGISLFLALSGNIALLAATRYDWAKYLLPANTDLYSISKNGSFIDGVTFPFASCMLLLYLFVFLSISYTVFLKRDLT; translated from the coding sequence TTGTTTAATTTAGTATATAACGAACTGTATAAAATATTTAAGCGAAAGCGAACGATTATTCCATTTGCAGTTATTGCAGTATTAATAATTGGACTAGGTTGGGTTACGGTCAAGTATTTAGAACCGGAAACAAAAGGGTGGAAAGCGGATTATACAGAACGTACTGTAGAGATTGAGAAAAAGCTTGGTATGAAAAAAGAAGCTATTTTAGGAGAACGATCTGGGGACGAGCTTGTAAAGGAATATCAGCTTAAGATGAAGCATTTAGATACAGATACAGCACCGGCAAGCAGTTCACCGCTTTCTTTCATGAGAGATACAGGTTTTATCGTATTTCCAATATTGCTCCCGTTTATCCTTGTGTATGCAAGTACAATTTTTGCGAATGAATATAGCTGGGGAACATATAAATTTTTAACGATCCGTCCGGCAAGTCGATTTAAAATTTTAACAGCAAAATTTTTAGCAATCGTAATATTTGCAGCGTTATTGTTTATATTTAATATGATTCTCTCTACTTTATGTGGACTTGTTATTTATAAATTCCAACAGCCTGCATGGAGTGAGTTTATTTTCCAAGATGGAAATATTATAAAACAAAATATTTTTGTAGAAGCTAGTAAGTATTATATTTTATCGTGGTTGCCGACTCTTGTGTATGCAGCATTTGCATTTATGATTTCTGTGTTAACGAGGTCTAGCGGAGGCGCGATTGGTATTTCACTATTTCTTGCTTTATCAGGAAACATTGCATTACTAGCAGCAACTAGATATGATTGGGCGAAGTACTTATTGCCAGCAAACACAGATTTATACAGTATTTCAAAGAATGGAAGTTTTATTGATGGAGTAACATTCCCGTTTGCTTCATGTATGTTATTGCTATATTTATTTGTATTTTTAAGCATTTCTTATACAGTATTTTTAAAACGTGATTTAACATAA
- a CDS encoding ABC transporter ATP-binding protein, which translates to MTNEQSIVKVEQLTKRIGSKTLVENISFEVKKGEVVGLLGPNGAGKTTLMRMMVGMIRMTEGEVWIDGQSVKQQFESTASKIGAVIETPEFYPFLSGYENLTYFGRMNGNVTEERIDEVVKLLGMGQVIDRKVKAYSLGMRQRLGIAQALIHDPDVLILDEPTNGLDPSGIHEMRMYIKKIAHEQGKAVLVSSHLLSEVELMCDRVIIIQHGEYVATQNIQQHQSEEMETIRIRVDDANKAAEILDQDVLVKGNDLLIHVKDEEIPNVIRTLLEKNVQVYRVYEERKTLEEQFLELTGGKDIV; encoded by the coding sequence ATGACAAATGAACAATCAATTGTAAAGGTTGAGCAGTTAACGAAGCGAATCGGTTCAAAGACACTTGTAGAAAATATTAGTTTCGAAGTTAAAAAAGGTGAAGTAGTTGGTTTGCTCGGACCAAATGGTGCTGGAAAAACGACTTTAATGAGAATGATGGTCGGCATGATTCGTATGACAGAGGGAGAAGTTTGGATTGACGGTCAATCTGTAAAACAACAATTTGAAAGTACTGCTTCTAAAATTGGAGCAGTAATTGAGACACCGGAATTTTATCCTTTTTTGAGCGGCTATGAAAATTTAACATATTTCGGACGAATGAATGGTAACGTGACAGAAGAACGTATCGATGAAGTAGTGAAATTGTTAGGGATGGGACAAGTAATTGATCGCAAAGTAAAAGCATATTCACTCGGCATGAGACAACGTTTAGGAATTGCTCAAGCGCTTATTCATGATCCAGATGTATTAATATTAGACGAACCAACGAACGGATTAGACCCTAGTGGAATACATGAAATGAGAATGTATATAAAGAAAATTGCACATGAACAAGGAAAAGCGGTACTTGTATCTAGTCATTTACTTTCAGAAGTTGAATTAATGTGTGACAGAGTTATCATTATTCAGCACGGAGAATATGTGGCGACGCAAAATATTCAGCAGCATCAAAGTGAAGAGATGGAGACAATCCGTATACGTGTAGATGATGCGAATAAAGCTGCAGAAATATTAGACCAAGATGTTCTAGTAAAAGGTAATGATTTACTTATTCATGTAAAAGATGAAGAAATCCCAAATGTGATTCGTACATTGCTTGAGAAAAATGTTCAAGTGTATCGTGTATATGAAGAAAGAAAAACGTTAGAAGAGCAATTTTTAGAATTAACAGGGGGAAAAGATATTGTTTAA
- a CDS encoding FtsX-like permease family protein codes for MSLCRLVRKNIRTFAAKRMKQFMWIAISTMILFFMISLQFNEVVAGELGTMLLFQMCFYTLFIVVIFICTFITYKMTYSLLQVRKEEIKSYVAENRKRNDVLCLLCQEQLFIYGAAFVFGLVNGMLFLKLFTIIFMKITGIQGINSAPITIYAIVVVSIIMIVILLLSMVQCFRFVQSLQDKNSFHFKEKA; via the coding sequence ATGTCTTTATGTCGGTTAGTGAGAAAAAATATAAGAACATTTGCTGCCAAAAGGATGAAGCAATTTATGTGGATTGCTATAAGTACTATGATTTTATTTTTTATGATATCGCTACAATTTAATGAAGTAGTTGCTGGGGAATTAGGGACTATGCTTTTATTTCAAATGTGTTTTTACACGTTGTTTATCGTAGTCATTTTCATATGTACGTTTATTACATATAAAATGACTTATTCTCTTCTGCAAGTGAGGAAAGAAGAAATTAAATCTTATGTAGCAGAGAATAGGAAGAGAAATGATGTACTATGTTTATTATGTCAGGAGCAATTATTTATTTATGGAGCAGCGTTTGTTTTTGGATTAGTTAATGGGATGTTATTTTTAAAATTATTTACGATTATCTTTATGAAAATAACAGGAATACAAGGGATAAATAGTGCACCGATTACAATATATGCAATAGTAGTAGTTAGTATAATTATGATTGTTATCCTTTTATTATCGATGGTGCAATGTTTTCGATTTGTTCAAAGTTTACAAGATAAAAATTCGTTTCATTTCAAGGAAAAGGCATGA